One window of Pseudomonas sp. ML2-2023-3 genomic DNA carries:
- a CDS encoding mechanosensitive ion channel domain-containing protein, giving the protein MLTFKTACLFLILLLTGNGIVKAAPTLASIMKAEESDGKPPVLVDGGLLGALGAGMDEVQSQLGSSVEQLSAWSLRSKRAAEEVEALVIQASTHPSWSGVWDFFLLSLIWAGAFIGLMLAGRWLAIYLGKSRRINSRERIQAFIGFGLPYLVPALLSIVLTLYVSRFLNDTLGRSLALSLSYASSAGVFCSALVLSLNTMFEVEHKRIAVQIIREYAMRPLFFIGFLAALSDAMNSPQITQEIGGNITSCLSVFSGLLACAILAFLAVRLRRPVAHLFRNRALAQRLGQPALQESLRIFSVLWYWPLLLMLLATALNLLGVGEGSERALRNALLTSGLLIGTVFLSTILHHSFRTRIRSSGAYKDRFINVVYALLRIVLAVSFIELLAKIWGFSLLAFASDSSTGRVISDSLGHILLIFLVTWLSWVVLDTAIQQALEPTTNRRGTHEPSTRIKTILPLARNAIKVVLVVICTITTMANLGVNVAPFLAGAGVIGLAIGFGSQQLVQDVITGLFIIIEDTISVGDWVVVDSSHAGTVEGLTIRTLRLRDSRGFVHSVPFGQIKAVINHSRQFAYAFFSVQFTYDTDMDKATALIREAGNQITGDPLLSLSLQGSLTIFGVDSMTLDGVTITAQFRTLSGAQNTVSRAFNDRLKKLVDKSPDVHFAQHYPQGFLMPVRESEQASQTDSLAQRPAVLLSDIPPRSQ; this is encoded by the coding sequence TTGCTCACATTCAAAACAGCATGTTTGTTCCTCATCCTGTTGTTAACAGGCAACGGTATTGTTAAGGCAGCGCCTACGCTGGCCTCCATCATGAAAGCCGAAGAGTCTGACGGTAAGCCGCCGGTTCTGGTCGATGGCGGCTTGCTGGGTGCCCTGGGTGCCGGTATGGATGAGGTGCAGAGCCAGCTGGGCTCCAGCGTGGAGCAGTTGAGCGCCTGGAGTTTGCGCTCCAAGCGGGCTGCAGAAGAGGTTGAGGCCCTGGTAATCCAGGCATCGACTCATCCCTCGTGGAGCGGTGTGTGGGACTTTTTCCTGTTGTCCTTGATCTGGGCAGGCGCGTTCATCGGATTAATGCTGGCGGGACGTTGGCTGGCAATTTATCTGGGCAAGAGCCGACGCATTAACAGCCGGGAGCGGATACAAGCGTTTATCGGTTTCGGGCTGCCTTATCTGGTGCCTGCGCTGCTGAGCATAGTGTTGACGCTGTATGTCAGTCGTTTTCTGAACGACACCCTTGGCCGTTCGCTGGCGCTTAGCCTGTCCTATGCGAGCAGTGCAGGGGTGTTCTGCTCGGCACTGGTGCTGTCACTGAATACGATGTTTGAGGTGGAACACAAGCGGATCGCAGTCCAGATCATTCGCGAGTACGCCATGCGTCCGCTATTTTTCATCGGCTTTTTGGCAGCCCTGAGTGATGCCATGAACAGCCCGCAAATCACTCAGGAAATTGGCGGCAACATTACCAGTTGCCTCTCGGTTTTTTCAGGGTTGCTGGCATGCGCCATTCTGGCCTTTTTGGCAGTCCGGCTTCGCCGTCCCGTCGCTCATCTGTTTCGTAACAGGGCCTTGGCCCAGCGTCTGGGGCAGCCCGCATTGCAAGAGTCATTGCGCATTTTTTCGGTGCTCTGGTATTGGCCCCTGTTGCTGATGCTGCTGGCAACGGCACTCAACTTGCTGGGCGTGGGTGAGGGCAGTGAGCGTGCTTTGCGCAATGCGCTGCTGACATCCGGATTGCTGATCGGCACGGTATTTCTGAGTACGATTCTGCATCATTCATTTCGCACGAGAATTCGAAGCTCCGGAGCCTACAAAGATCGCTTTATAAATGTGGTTTACGCCTTGTTGCGCATTGTCCTGGCAGTGAGCTTTATTGAGCTCTTGGCGAAAATCTGGGGTTTCTCGTTGCTGGCCTTTGCATCGGACAGCAGCACCGGCAGGGTTATCAGTGACTCACTGGGGCACATCCTGCTGATTTTCCTGGTGACCTGGCTGTCATGGGTCGTGCTCGACACGGCCATTCAACAAGCACTGGAGCCCACGACCAACCGGCGTGGCACCCACGAACCCAGCACGCGGATCAAAACCATCCTGCCGTTGGCCCGCAATGCGATCAAAGTGGTGTTGGTGGTGATCTGTACCATCACCACTATGGCCAATCTGGGGGTGAACGTAGCTCCCTTCCTGGCGGGGGCCGGGGTTATCGGCCTGGCGATCGGCTTTGGCTCTCAACAGTTGGTGCAAGATGTCATTACCGGGTTGTTCATCATCATTGAAGACACCATTTCGGTCGGCGATTGGGTGGTGGTCGACTCTTCCCACGCGGGTACGGTCGAGGGGCTGACCATCCGTACGTTGCGCCTGCGGGACTCGCGAGGCTTTGTCCACTCGGTGCCGTTTGGTCAGATCAAGGCGGTGATCAACCACTCCCGGCAGTTTGCCTACGCATTTTTTTCAGTGCAGTTCACCTACGACACCGACATGGATAAAGCGACGGCTCTGATCCGGGAGGCGGGGAATCAGATCACTGGCGATCCATTGCTGAGTCTCAGCTTGCAGGGATCGTTGACCATCTTTGGTGTCGACAGCATGACCCTGGACGGGGTGACGATTACTGCGCAGTTCCGCACCCTGTCCGGGGCGCAGAACACCGTTAGCCGGGCGTTCAATGACCGGCTTAAAAAGCTTGTGGATAAGTCGCCGGACGTGCATTTTGCGCAACATTATCCACAGGGGTTTCTGATGCCCGTGCGTGAGTCGGAACAAGCATCGCAAACGGACTCTTTGGCTCAACGGCCTGCGGTATTGCTTTCAGACATCCCGCCGAGATCACAGTGA
- a CDS encoding DNA-directed RNA polymerase subunit alpha yields MQISVNEFLTPRHIDVQVVSPTRAKITLEPLERGFGHTLGNALRRILLSSMPGCAVVEAEIDGVLHEYSAIEGVQEDVIEILLNLKGLAIKLHGRDEVTLTLSKKGSGVVTAADIQLDHDVEIVNPDHVIANLASNGALNMKLTVARGRGYEPADSRQSDEDESRSIGRLQLDSSFSPVRRIAYVVENARVEQRTNLDKLVIDLETNGTLDPEEAIRRAATILQQQLAAFVDLKGDSEPVVIEQEDEIDPILLRPVDDLELTVRSANCLKAENIYYIGDLIQRTEVELLKTPNLGKKSLTEIKDVLASRGLSLGMRLDNWPPASLKKDDKATA; encoded by the coding sequence ATGCAGATTTCGGTAAATGAGTTCCTGACACCTCGCCATATTGATGTGCAAGTTGTCAGTCCAACCCGCGCTAAAATCACTCTCGAGCCTCTCGAGCGTGGTTTTGGCCACACCCTGGGCAACGCGCTGCGCCGCATCCTGTTGTCCTCAATGCCAGGCTGTGCAGTAGTCGAGGCCGAGATTGACGGTGTGCTCCACGAGTACAGCGCCATCGAAGGTGTACAGGAAGACGTAATTGAAATCCTGTTGAACCTTAAAGGTCTGGCTATCAAGCTGCACGGCCGTGACGAAGTTACGCTGACCTTGTCGAAGAAGGGTTCGGGGGTGGTTACCGCTGCCGATATTCAGCTGGATCATGATGTCGAGATCGTTAATCCCGATCACGTAATCGCCAACCTGGCGTCTAACGGCGCCTTGAACATGAAGCTCACCGTAGCTCGTGGTCGTGGTTATGAACCAGCAGACTCGCGTCAGAGCGATGAAGATGAAAGCCGCAGCATTGGTCGCTTGCAGCTTGACTCTTCGTTCAGCCCGGTTCGCCGTATCGCATACGTGGTGGAAAACGCCCGTGTCGAGCAGCGTACTAACCTGGACAAGCTGGTTATTGATCTGGAAACCAACGGTACACTGGATCCTGAAGAGGCCATTCGTCGTGCTGCAACCATCCTGCAACAGCAGTTGGCTGCATTCGTCGACCTCAAAGGTGACAGCGAACCAGTGGTAATCGAACAGGAAGACGAGATCGATCCGATCCTGCTTCGTCCGGTTGACGATCTGGAACTGACCGTGCGTTCGGCCAACTGCCTTAAGGCGGAGAACATTTACTACATCGGTGACCTGATTCAGCGCACCGAAGTAGAACTGTTGAAGACTCCGAACCTGGGCAAGAAATCCTTGACTGAAATCAAGGACGTTCTGGCCTCCCGTGGTCTGTCCCTCGGCATGCGCCTCGACAACTGGCCGCCTGCAAGTCTTAAGAAGGACGACAAGGCGACTGCCTGA
- the uvrA gene encoding excinuclease ABC subunit UvrA: MDKILIRGARTHNLKNIDLTLPRDKLIVITGLSGSGKSSLAFDTLYAEGQRRYVESLSAYARQFLSMMEKPDVDTIEGLSPAISIEQKSTSHNPRSTVGTITEIYDYLRLLYARVGIPRCPDHDIPLEAQTVSQMVDLVLAQPEGSKLMLLAPVIRERKGEHLSVFEELRAQGFVRARVNGKLCELDELPKLDKQKKHTIDVVVDRFKVRADLQQRLAESFETALKLADGIALVAPMDDEPGEEMIFSARFACPICGHAISELEPKLFSFNNPAGACPTCDGLGVKQFFDIKRLVNGELTLAEGAIRGWDRRNVYYFQMLGALAKHYDFSLEVPFSELAADKQKVILYGSGTQNVDFRYLNDRGDIVKRAHPFEGIVPNLERRYRETESATVREELAKFLSTQACPDCRGTRLRREARHVWVGEKTLPAVTNMPIGDATEYFSTLSLTGRRGEIADKILKEIRERLQFLVNVGLDYLSLDRSADTLSGGEAQRIRLASQIGAGLVGVLYILDEPSIGLHQRDNDRLLGTLKHLRDIGNTVIVVEHDEDAIRLADYVVDIGPGAGVHGGHIVAQGTPAEVMAHPDSLTGKYLSGRVKIAVPAKRTPRDKKLTLSLKGARGNNLRNVDLEIPIGLLTCVTGVSGSGKSTLINNTLYPLSATALNGATTLEAAAHDSIKGLEHLDKVVDIDQSPIGRTPRSNPATYTGLFTPIRELFSGVPESRSRGYGPGRFSFNVKGGRCEACQGDGLIKVEMHFLPDIYVPCDVCKSKRYNRETLEIKYKGKSIHEVLEMTIEEARVFFDAVPALARKLQTLMDVGLSYIKLGQSATTLSGGEAQRVKLSRELSKRDTGKTLYILDEPTTGLHFADIQQLLDVLHRLRDHGNTVVVIEHNLDVIKTADWLVDLGPEGGSKGGQIIATGTPEEVAEMSQSHTGFYLKPLLIRDKA; this comes from the coding sequence GTGGACAAGATCCTGATACGTGGGGCACGAACCCACAACCTGAAGAACATCGACCTGACCCTGCCAAGGGACAAACTGATCGTCATCACCGGACTGTCTGGCTCCGGCAAATCATCCCTGGCGTTTGACACTTTGTACGCTGAAGGCCAGCGCCGTTATGTCGAGTCGTTGTCCGCCTATGCGCGGCAGTTCCTTTCCATGATGGAAAAGCCTGACGTCGATACCATCGAAGGTCTGTCGCCAGCGATATCCATCGAGCAAAAATCGACTTCGCACAACCCGCGCTCCACGGTTGGCACCATTACCGAAATTTACGATTACCTGCGCTTGCTGTACGCCCGCGTCGGCATCCCCCGCTGCCCGGATCACGACATCCCCCTTGAAGCCCAGACCGTCAGCCAAATGGTCGATCTGGTGCTGGCGCAGCCTGAAGGCAGCAAACTGATGTTGCTGGCTCCGGTCATTCGCGAGCGCAAGGGTGAACACCTCTCCGTATTCGAAGAGCTGCGGGCCCAGGGCTTCGTGCGGGCTCGCGTCAACGGCAAGCTCTGTGAGCTGGATGAACTGCCCAAACTCGACAAGCAGAAGAAGCACACCATCGACGTGGTGGTCGACCGCTTTAAAGTGCGGGCTGACCTGCAACAGCGCCTGGCCGAATCATTCGAGACCGCGCTGAAGCTGGCCGATGGCATTGCCCTGGTCGCGCCGATGGACGACGAGCCGGGCGAAGAGATGATCTTCTCTGCACGCTTCGCCTGCCCGATCTGCGGCCACGCGATCAGCGAGCTGGAACCCAAGCTGTTCTCCTTCAACAACCCGGCTGGCGCATGCCCGACCTGTGACGGCCTGGGGGTCAAGCAGTTTTTTGACATCAAGCGCCTGGTCAATGGCGAGCTAACCCTGGCAGAGGGCGCGATTCGCGGCTGGGACAGGCGTAACGTTTATTACTTCCAGATGCTGGGAGCGCTGGCCAAGCATTACGACTTCAGCCTTGAAGTACCGTTCAGCGAGCTGGCGGCTGACAAACAAAAAGTCATCCTGTACGGCAGCGGCACGCAGAATGTCGATTTCCGCTATCTGAATGACCGCGGCGACATCGTTAAGCGCGCGCATCCGTTTGAAGGCATCGTGCCGAACCTTGAGCGGCGCTACCGTGAAACTGAATCGGCCACCGTGCGCGAAGAGCTGGCCAAGTTCCTTAGCACCCAGGCATGCCCGGACTGCCGCGGTACCCGTCTGCGCCGCGAAGCCCGTCATGTGTGGGTCGGCGAAAAAACCCTCCCGGCCGTGACCAATATGCCTATTGGCGACGCGACCGAGTACTTCAGCACCCTGAGCCTGACCGGGCGTCGCGGCGAAATTGCCGACAAGATTCTCAAGGAAATCCGCGAGCGTCTGCAGTTTCTGGTGAATGTGGGGCTCGACTATCTCTCACTGGATCGCAGTGCCGATACGTTGTCTGGCGGTGAAGCCCAGCGTATTCGTCTGGCCAGCCAGATTGGCGCAGGACTGGTCGGGGTGCTGTACATCCTCGATGAGCCCTCCATTGGCCTGCATCAGCGCGATAACGACCGATTGCTGGGCACCCTCAAGCATCTGCGCGATATCGGCAACACGGTGATTGTGGTGGAGCACGACGAGGATGCAATTCGTCTGGCGGACTACGTAGTGGACATTGGCCCGGGCGCGGGCGTGCATGGCGGGCATATCGTCGCGCAGGGCACACCGGCCGAGGTCATGGCGCACCCTGACTCGCTGACTGGCAAGTACTTGTCGGGCCGGGTGAAGATCGCCGTGCCGGCCAAACGCACCCCACGCGACAAGAAGCTGACGCTGTCGCTCAAGGGCGCTCGCGGCAACAACTTGCGCAACGTGGATCTGGAAATTCCTATAGGCCTGCTGACCTGCGTGACCGGGGTTTCGGGCTCGGGCAAGTCGACACTGATCAACAACACGCTCTACCCGCTCAGCGCCACGGCACTCAACGGCGCAACCACGCTGGAAGCCGCGGCTCACGACAGCATCAAAGGCCTGGAGCATCTGGATAAGGTCGTAGACATCGACCAGAGCCCGATTGGCCGCACACCACGCTCCAACCCTGCTACCTATACCGGACTGTTCACGCCGATACGCGAGTTGTTCTCCGGCGTACCGGAATCCCGCTCGCGGGGCTATGGTCCAGGGCGTTTTTCATTCAACGTGAAAGGTGGGCGCTGCGAGGCCTGTCAGGGTGATGGCTTGATCAAGGTAGAAATGCACTTTCTGCCTGACATCTACGTGCCTTGCGATGTGTGCAAGAGCAAGCGCTATAACCGTGAGACCCTTGAAATCAAATACAAGGGCAAGAGCATTCACGAAGTGCTGGAGATGACCATTGAGGAAGCACGCGTGTTCTTCGATGCAGTACCAGCCCTGGCGCGTAAGCTGCAGACGCTGATGGATGTAGGTCTGTCATACATCAAGCTGGGGCAGTCCGCCACAACGCTGTCAGGCGGCGAGGCACAACGGGTGAAACTGTCCCGCGAGCTGTCCAAGCGCGATACCGGTAAAACGCTGTATATCCTCGATGAACCTACTACAGGTTTGCACTTTGCCGATATTCAGCAGTTGTTGGATGTATTGCATCGTCTACGCGATCACGGCAATACCGTGGTGGTGATCGAGCACAACCTGGATGTGATCAAGACTGCTGACTGGCTGGTTGACCTGGGACCTGAAGGCGGTTCCAAGGGTGGTCAGATCATCGCAACCGGCACTCCGGAAGAAGTAGCCGAGATGTCGCAATCTCATACGGGCTTCTATCTGAAACCGTTGTTGATTCGCGACAAAGCTTAA
- a CDS encoding single-stranded DNA-binding protein: MARGVNKVILVGTCGQDPEVRYLPNGNAVTNLSLATSEQWTDKQTGQKVEKTEWHRVSMFGKVAEIAGEYLRKGSQVYIEGKLQTREWEKDGIKRYTTEIVVDMQGTMQLLGGRPQGDQQNQGGGNNYQQQQSAPRQQAQRPAPQQQPQQQSRPAPQQQAPQPAPDFDSFDDDIPF, from the coding sequence ATGGCCCGTGGGGTTAACAAAGTTATATTGGTCGGCACGTGCGGCCAGGATCCCGAAGTTCGCTACTTGCCTAACGGTAATGCCGTGACCAACCTGAGTCTGGCAACCAGCGAACAGTGGACTGACAAGCAGACCGGTCAGAAAGTCGAAAAGACTGAATGGCACCGTGTATCGATGTTCGGCAAAGTTGCCGAAATCGCTGGCGAATACCTGCGCAAGGGTTCGCAGGTTTACATCGAAGGCAAGCTGCAGACCCGCGAGTGGGAAAAAGACGGTATCAAGCGTTACACCACCGAAATCGTGGTCGACATGCAAGGCACCATGCAGCTGTTGGGTGGCCGTCCACAGGGCGACCAGCAAAACCAGGGCGGTGGTAACAACTACCAGCAACAGCAATCCGCTCCGCGTCAGCAGGCTCAACGCCCTGCGCCGCAACAGCAGCCTCAGCAGCAGTCGCGTCCAGCGCCGCAACAGCAGGCACCACAACCTGCTCCGGACTTCGACAGCTTCGATGATGATATTCCATTCTGA
- the rplQ gene encoding 50S ribosomal protein L17 — MRHRKSGRHLSRTSSHRKAMFQNMAVSLFEHELIKTTLPKAKELRRVAEPLITLAKNDCLANRRLAFDRTRSKAIVGKLFNDLGKRYATREGGYLRILKCGFRAGDNAPMAYVELVDRPVGGEAVSAE, encoded by the coding sequence ATGCGTCATCGTAAAAGTGGTCGTCACCTGAGCCGCACTAGCTCCCACCGCAAGGCTATGTTTCAAAACATGGCAGTGTCGTTGTTTGAGCACGAGCTGATCAAAACGACTCTGCCGAAAGCCAAAGAATTGCGTCGCGTTGCTGAGCCGCTGATTACTCTGGCCAAGAATGATTGTCTGGCTAACCGCCGTCTGGCCTTCGACCGTACGCGTTCGAAAGCCATCGTTGGTAAGCTGTTCAACGATCTGGGCAAGCGTTATGCAACTCGTGAGGGTGGCTACCTGCGCATCCTCAAGTGCGGTTTCCGCGCTGGCGACAACGCGCCTATGGCGTACGTCGAGTTGGTTGATCGTCCAGTTGGCGGTGAAGCTGTATCCGCTGAGTAA
- a CDS encoding catalase: MSQTKTLTTASGAPVADNQNSRSAGPRGPLLLDDFHLIEKLAHFNRENIPERRVHAKGSGAHGTFTLTRDMAQYSSAKLFDTIGKQTPTFLRFSTVGGERGSADTERDPRGFALKFYTEEGNWDIVGNNTPVFFIRDPLKFPDFIHTQKRLPQSNLKSAQMMWDFWSHSPESLHQVTILFSDRGIPDGYRHMHGFGSHTYSMINAAGERHWVKWHYKTKQGIKNLPPAEAARLAGTDPDYAQRDLFGAIERGDFPKWRVCMQIMTEAQAAAHYENPFDVTKTWSQKEFPLIEIGELELNRNPLNYFAEVEQAAFGPSNMVPGVGLSPDRMLQGRVFAYADAHRYRVGTNHQHLPINAPRVPVHNYQRDGSMAFGNNGGAAPNYEPNSYADAPKQAPQFAEPPLALSGAADRYDHRVDSDYYSHAGALFRLMNDEQKALLINNIAGAMDGVSADVVERQLQHFYNADQAYGDGVAKALGVKAK; encoded by the coding sequence ATGAGCCAGACCAAAACGCTTACAACCGCCAGCGGCGCTCCAGTTGCTGATAACCAGAATTCTCGTTCTGCTGGCCCTCGCGGCCCTTTGCTACTCGACGATTTTCATCTGATCGAGAAGCTCGCTCACTTCAACCGGGAAAACATTCCGGAGCGTCGTGTGCACGCCAAGGGTTCAGGTGCACACGGCACCTTCACACTGACCCGTGACATGGCTCAGTACAGCAGTGCCAAGCTGTTCGACACCATCGGCAAGCAAACGCCCACTTTTCTGCGTTTTTCAACCGTAGGTGGCGAACGTGGCTCGGCCGATACCGAACGCGATCCTCGCGGCTTTGCGCTTAAGTTCTACACCGAGGAAGGTAACTGGGACATCGTGGGTAACAACACCCCCGTGTTCTTCATTCGTGATCCACTTAAGTTTCCTGATTTTATCCACACCCAAAAGCGTCTGCCGCAAAGCAACCTGAAAAGCGCGCAGATGATGTGGGATTTCTGGTCGCACTCGCCGGAGTCGCTGCACCAGGTCACCATCCTGTTCTCTGATCGTGGCATTCCCGATGGCTACCGTCACATGCACGGGTTTGGCAGTCATACCTACAGCATGATCAATGCAGCGGGTGAGCGTCACTGGGTCAAATGGCACTACAAGACCAAGCAAGGTATCAAAAACCTGCCGCCTGCCGAGGCTGCACGACTTGCAGGTACTGACCCGGACTACGCACAGCGGGATTTGTTTGGTGCCATTGAGCGCGGTGATTTCCCGAAATGGCGTGTCTGCATGCAAATCATGACCGAAGCGCAAGCCGCCGCACACTACGAAAATCCGTTCGACGTGACCAAAACCTGGTCGCAGAAAGAGTTTCCATTGATTGAAATCGGTGAACTTGAGTTGAACCGTAATCCGCTCAACTACTTCGCAGAAGTCGAGCAAGCTGCGTTTGGTCCCAGCAACATGGTCCCAGGTGTCGGCTTGTCTCCGGATCGCATGCTCCAAGGCCGTGTGTTCGCTTATGCCGATGCCCATCGCTACCGTGTAGGCACCAACCATCAGCACCTGCCGATCAACGCACCACGGGTGCCTGTGCATAACTATCAGCGTGATGGCTCAATGGCTTTTGGCAATAATGGTGGTGCTGCGCCGAACTACGAGCCCAACAGCTACGCTGATGCGCCAAAACAAGCGCCGCAGTTCGCCGAGCCGCCTTTGGCCCTGAGTGGTGCGGCGGATCGTTACGATCATCGCGTTGACAGCGATTACTACAGTCACGCGGGTGCATTGTTCCGCCTGATGAATGACGAGCAGAAAGCCCTGCTCATCAATAACATCGCAGGGGCAATGGACGGGGTTTCGGCCGACGTCGTGGAGCGTCAGTTGCAACATTTCTACAATGCCGATCAGGCTTACGGTGACGGTGTCGCCAAAGCGCTGGGCGTAAAGGCTAAGTAA
- the bfr gene encoding bacterioferritin produces MQGHPDVIDYLNTLLTGELAARDQYFVHSRMYEDWGFTKLYERINHEMEEEAQHADALMRRILMLEGTPRMRPDDLDVGTTVPDMFAADLRLEYKVRAALCKGIALCEQHKDYVSRDMLRIQLADTEEDHTYWLEKQLGLIKTIGLQNYLQSQF; encoded by the coding sequence ATGCAAGGGCACCCGGACGTAATCGATTACCTCAACACGTTGCTCACCGGCGAGCTGGCTGCACGTGATCAATACTTTGTCCATTCCCGCATGTACGAGGACTGGGGATTTACCAAGCTCTACGAGCGCATCAACCACGAAATGGAAGAAGAGGCACAACACGCTGATGCGTTGATGCGCCGGATTCTGATGCTTGAAGGTACTCCGCGCATGCGCCCGGATGATCTGGATGTGGGCACCACCGTGCCGGATATGTTCGCGGCTGACCTGCGCCTTGAGTACAAGGTCCGCGCTGCGCTGTGCAAAGGTATTGCACTGTGTGAGCAGCACAAGGACTACGTAAGCCGTGACATGTTGCGCATTCAGTTGGCAGACACCGAAGAAGATCACACCTACTGGCTGGAAAAACAGCTGGGCCTGATCAAAACGATAGGTCTGCAGAACTACCTGCAATCGCAGTTCTGA
- a CDS encoding MFS transporter, giving the protein MHDPHSERMSSGETRAASGLALVFAFRMLGMFMVLPVLATYGMDLAGATPALIGLAIGAYGLTQAIFQIPFGVISDRIGRRPVIYLGLIVFALGSVLAANSDSIWGVIAGRILQGAGAISAAVMALLSDLTREQHRTKAMAMIGMTIGLSFAVAMVVGPLLTRAFGLSGLFLATGAMALLGIVIVMFMVPRSTGTLQHRESGVARQALLPTLRHPDLLRLDLGIFVLHAMLMSSFIALPLALVEKAGLPKEQHWWVYLTALLISFFAMIPFIIYGEKKRKMKRVLLGAVATLMLTELFFWQFGDSLRALVIGTVVFFTAFNLLEASLPSLISKVSPAGGKGTAMGVYSTSQFLGSALGGILGGWLFQHGGLSVVFLGGAGLAALWLAFAVTMREPPYVTSLRLPLSPEALREAGLTERLKAVAGVTDAVIVAEEAAIYIKLDTELLDRATLEQLVNPAPTCEA; this is encoded by the coding sequence ATGCACGATCCCCACAGCGAACGCATGAGTAGCGGCGAGACCCGAGCGGCAAGCGGTCTGGCCCTGGTGTTCGCCTTCCGTATGCTAGGCATGTTTATGGTGTTGCCGGTTTTGGCAACCTATGGGATGGACCTTGCCGGTGCGACGCCCGCCCTGATAGGTCTGGCAATTGGCGCTTATGGCCTGACCCAAGCCATTTTTCAGATCCCGTTTGGTGTGATTTCCGACCGTATTGGACGGCGCCCGGTCATTTATCTGGGGCTGATTGTCTTCGCCTTGGGTAGCGTGCTGGCGGCTAACTCAGATTCGATTTGGGGCGTTATCGCGGGACGAATCCTGCAGGGGGCGGGTGCAATTTCTGCTGCAGTTATGGCGCTTTTGTCTGACCTCACCCGTGAGCAGCACCGCACCAAGGCGATGGCCATGATCGGCATGACCATTGGTTTGTCATTTGCGGTTGCAATGGTCGTGGGGCCACTGCTGACCCGTGCCTTTGGTCTGTCTGGCCTGTTTCTGGCGACAGGTGCCATGGCACTGCTGGGGATCGTGATTGTCATGTTCATGGTGCCGCGCTCGACCGGGACCTTGCAGCACCGCGAGTCCGGCGTGGCCAGGCAGGCTTTGCTGCCAACCTTGCGCCATCCCGACCTGCTGCGTCTGGATCTCGGCATTTTTGTGTTGCACGCCATGTTGATGTCGAGCTTTATCGCGTTGCCGCTGGCTCTGGTCGAAAAGGCCGGACTGCCCAAGGAGCAGCACTGGTGGGTGTACCTGACAGCCTTGCTGATTTCTTTCTTCGCCATGATCCCGTTCATTATCTATGGCGAAAAGAAACGCAAAATGAAACGAGTTTTACTCGGTGCCGTCGCGACGTTGATGCTCACTGAGCTATTCTTCTGGCAGTTTGGCGACAGCTTGCGCGCATTGGTGATTGGTACCGTAGTGTTCTTTACCGCGTTCAACCTGCTTGAGGCTTCATTGCCTTCGCTGATCAGCAAAGTTTCACCGGCGGGTGGCAAGGGCACGGCGATGGGGGTCTATTCCACCAGTCAATTCCTGGGTTCGGCACTGGGTGGCATACTCGGCGGCTGGTTATTCCAGCATGGCGGTTTGTCGGTTGTGTTCCTTGGAGGCGCAGGTCTGGCTGCACTCTGGTTGGCCTTTGCTGTTACCATGCGTGAACCACCATATGTAACCAGCCTGCGCTTGCCGTTATCGCCTGAGGCGCTCCGCGAAGCAGGTCTGACCGAGCGTTTGAAGGCAGTTGCTGGCGTTACAGATGCAGTGATCGTGGCTGAAGAAGCTGCGATTTATATCAAATTGGACACCGAACTATTGGATCGCGCGACACTCGAGCAGTTGGTTAACCCAGCGCCGACGTGCGAAGCCTAG